A part of Neodiprion pinetum isolate iyNeoPine1 chromosome 4, iyNeoPine1.2, whole genome shotgun sequence genomic DNA contains:
- the LOC138190870 gene encoding uncharacterized protein produces MQDEAKPLSHYFTSSLWPACCHSLHHLSHVTCRNITARDPLPATPPYPTLPYPTPSSIPASTFTHSPFLLLTLPSLLLILHQLPLLLLLFLFRIQPLLQLLFLLLLLVLLPLLILLAPLLLLFFPNPSAPTTTTTTPTTTPTPRTTPTPPPTTTRTTTPKTTPDPTSTPTPTPTSTTIRTPTPHPTLAAHLTPTAHLTPTPTPITPTPTPIPTSTPTPTTTPTSTPNSTPTSIPTPTRTSTSTTIPTFTPISTPTPDPTPTPTFTSTPDPTPDPTPDPTPGTTPTPDPTSTNILDPEPTPTSTPTPNPTPTLVLDSDPTSTPTPTPDHTPAL; encoded by the coding sequence TCACTTGCCGTAATATTACGGCTCGTGACCCACTGCCGGCAACCccaccctaccctaccctaccctaccctaccccaTCTTCTATTCCTGCTTCTACTTTTACTCATTCTCCTTTCCTACTCCTAACGCTTCCTtccctactcctgatcctacatCAACTTCCATTACTCCTACTTCTATTCCTCTTCCGAATCCAACCCCTACTTCaactcctattcctactcctactcctggtCCTACTCccactcctgatcctactcgcACCCCTACTCCTACTTTTTTTCCCTAACCCTTCTGCTCCTACTACAACTACTACTACTCCTActactactcctactcctcgtactactcctactcctcCTCCTACTACTACTCGTACTACTACCCCTAAaactactcctgatcctacttcaactcctactcctactccaaCATCTACTACTATTCGTACTCCTACTCCTCATCCTACTCTTGCTGCTCATCTTACTCCTACTGCTCATCTGACTCCAACTCCAACTCCTattactcctactcctactcctattcctacttcAACTCCTACTCCGACTACTAcccctacttctactcctaatTCCACACCTACTTCTATTCCGACTCCAACTCGTACTTCTACTTCTACTACTATTCCCACTTTTACTCCTATTTCTACACCTACTCCTGACCccactcctactcctactttcacttctactcctgatcctactcctgatcctactcctgatcctactcctgggactactcctactcctgatccgaCTTCCACTAATATTCTTGATCCTGAacctactcctacttctactcctactcctaatcctactcctactcttgTTCTTGATTCTGATCCTACTTCCACTCCTACTCCCACTCCTGATCATACTCCCGCTCtatga